Proteins from one Phaenicophaeus curvirostris isolate KB17595 chromosome 18, BPBGC_Pcur_1.0, whole genome shotgun sequence genomic window:
- the LOC138728512 gene encoding uncharacterized protein, which produces MMPPQPKKSRKTLPKWTSGNASRKYSSDRTYPAKPLLRVAEANPPRDAGSSSIIKERCVLDNALGSPRSLAGTPHPANAFAPPSTFVTMAMPGTSRGEKDRTGPATRDYVALPMKRKSDGILSQCQQHICLNSCEEQNLDALQEMDDFERDHKHFGPGEMERVEKIEQLERMVFDLQQDVLSLKKKVQRLESLSFQEEPHRQPCEVVELFNGYTKEQLKETIRFDQKISTACKTLLYKLFTSDYIQSHSITGRRGNTFREAKPMMDERCIKIIRVLLKQKFGDHLSDTVITEKIQNVQKALRQKFKTECL; this is translated from the exons ATGATGCCACCCCAGCCAAAAAAATCTAGGAAAACCTTGCCCAAATGGACCTCGGGGAATGCATCCAGGAAATACTCCAGCGATAGGACATATCCTGCCAAACCGCTGCTGAGGGTGGCTGAGGCCAACCCACCCCGTGATGCTGGCAGCTCCTCCATCATCAAGGAGAGGTGTGTCCTGGACAACGCACTAGGAAGCCCTCGCTCACTGGCAGGGACACCCCACCCAGCCAATGCCTTCGCACCCCCCTCCACGTTTGTCACCATGGCCATGCCGGGGACTTCTCGGGGTGAAAAGGACAGGACTGGTCCAGCTACTAGAG ATTACGTTGCCCTGCCAATGAAGAGGAAGTCAGATGGCATCTTGTCCCAATGCCAGCAACACATCTGTCTGAACAG CTGTGAAGAGCAAAACCTTGATGCTTTGCAAGAGATGGATGACTTTGAGAGAGACCATAAACATTTTGGTCCTGGTGAAATGGAAAG agTGGAGAAGATAGAGCAGCTGGAGAGGATGGTGTTTGACCTCCAACAGGATGTCCTCTCCCTGAAGAAAAAGGTGCAGAGACTGGAGTCCTTGTCCTTCCAGGAGGAGCCCCACAGGCAGCCATGTGAGGTGGTGGAGCTATTCAACGGCTACACCAAGGAACAGCTCAAAGAGACCATCCGCTTTGATCAGAAAATCAGCACTGCCTGCAAGACCCTGCTCTATAAGCTCTTCACATCCGACTACATCCAGAGCCACTCCATCACAGGGCGGAGGGGCAATACTTTCCGAGAGGCGAAGCCCATGATGGATGAACGCTGCATCAAAATCATCAGGGTGCTGTTGAAACAGAAGTTTGGAGATCACCTCAGTGACACAGTGATCACGGAGAAGATACAAAATGTGCAGAAAGCCCTGAGGCAGAAGTTTAAGACAGAATGTCTCTGA